The nucleotide window AGGGCGGCTCGTCGCGATCTGCCACGGCTTTCGTCTCCCGTAAAGGACTGCGCCTGCACGCGGGTGCGGCGCGCGGCGGAGCAGCAACGCACGTGCCGCCTTCCCGGCACGGCGGCGGGATGGTAGCTTCGGTGCCGTTCCCGCACCCACCCCGACCGCCGGACCGGAGAGGACCCGCTTGCCCACCCCGCCCATCCTGGAGACGGAGCGCCTCGTCGTGCGCATGGCCGAGGTGGACGACGCGCCCGAGATCGCCCGCTACTTCCGCGAGAACCGCGAGCACCTGGCCGACTCGCGCCCGCGCATGGCGACGGAGTTCTTCACCGAGGACTTCTGGCGCGCCCAGGCGCACGCGGCGCAGTCGGAGTTCCGCACCGACCGCTCGCTGCGGCTGTTCGTCTTCGAGAAGGCGGACCCCGGGCCGGTGGTGGGCAACGTGAACTTCGTGCAGTTCAACCGCGGCGCGGCGCAGTACTGCGTGCTCGGCTACGGGCTGGCCAGGGAGCGCGAGGGGCGGGGGATGATGCGCGAGGCGCTCGTGGCGGCCATCGGCTACGTGTTCGGCGAGCTGAACATGCACCGCATCATGGCCAACTACGTCCCCTGGAACCAGCGCAGCGGCGGGCTGCTGCGGCGCCTGGGCTTCACGGTGGAGGGCTACGCGCGCGACTACCTCTTCCTGAACGGCCGCTGGTGCGACCACATCCTCACCAGCCTGGTCAACCCGGACTGGCGGGAAGAGGTGTAGGCGCGTCACGATCCGCGGCGGACGTGCGTTCTCCGGAGGTCCAGCGAGCCGCCCGTCGCGCACCCTTCCCGACGCAAGCCACCATGACCCGGCGCCTCCTTCCCGCCCTCGCCGCCGCCGCCCTGGCGCTCGCCCTCGCGCAGTGCCGCGGCTCCGTCGACCCGCCCGAGCTCACCGGCCTCTTCGTGGTGGAGTCGCTCAACGGCACCCCGCTCCCCGCCACGTGGGTGCAGGGCGCGTGGGGGCGGCAGGAGGTGCTCGCCGACACCTTCTGGCTCTTCGCCGACGGGACCGGGGTGGAGCACGTCGTGGAGCGGTACGTCACCACGCCCCCCACCGTGCCGGACACCCGGCGCCGGGAGTCGCGCTTCGCCTACACGCTGGGCGCGGACGGCGCCATCGAGATCGGCTACGAGTGCAACGACACCGGCGGGACCCAGGCCTCGTGCGCCCCGCCGCCCCACCTGGCGGGCCAGGTGTCGGAGAGCGGCATGCGCCTCACCTGGGTGGTGGGCCTGCCCCAGGTCCTCGTCCTGCGGCGCGTGCAGTGAGGTAGACCGGCCGCCCGCGCGGCCAAGCGCGGGCGGCCCGCGGCCGGCGCAGCGTCCCTCCAGGCCATCCGTCCCCCTCCCCCACCCCCCTCACCAGGCAGGAGGAGCCAATGCGCAAGCTGAAGCTGGAAATCGAAGCCCTGCGGGTGGAGTCGTTCGCGGTCGCCGGGCACTCACCGGTGCAGAAAGGCACGGTGCACGGCTAGGTGGACTCGGGAGAAGTCTTCTACCCGGACCCGGTCGAAACATACGACGACTGTGGAGGCTGGGGCACCTGGTGGTGGTCCTGCGAGCCGAAGCCCACCGAGGGCACGTGCATCGGCCCCACGTACTGCTGTCCCAAGACCTGGAGAACCTGCAACCCTTCGTGCGACATGACGTGCCCCGTCGACATCTGCCCCGTCTCGGTCTGAGGCGCGGGCCGGCGGCGGAGCCGCCCGGCGTCGGGTACGAATCAAAGGAAATCGCGCAGACCCGGTCGTCCGGGGTCTGCGCGATTCGTTTTCACCCGCCTCCGCCTCACTCCGGGATGCGGAGGGTGTCGCGCGGCGCCGGCCGGTCCGGCGTGGGCGGCGGCGGGAACGGCGCCGGCTCCGTGGGCGGCGGGAACCGCACCGTGTCGCGCGGCTGCCCCCGGCGGCGGCGCGGCGGCGGGCGCTGCGGCGTGTCCTGCGGCGGCAGTCCGAAGGGCGTGTCGACGGCCGGCGGCTCGGGCGCGGGCGGCTCCACCGGCCGCGGGCGGGGCCGCTCGGGCCTCTCCACGGGCGGCGGCGCCGGGCGCGGCTCGGGGCTCACCGGCGGCGGCGCGGGCCGCTCGCCGCCCTCGTCCTCGTCCTCGTCCCGCGCCGTGTCCGGCGGCG belongs to Longimicrobium sp. and includes:
- a CDS encoding GNAT family N-acetyltransferase, yielding MPTPPILETERLVVRMAEVDDAPEIARYFRENREHLADSRPRMATEFFTEDFWRAQAHAAQSEFRTDRSLRLFVFEKADPGPVVGNVNFVQFNRGAAQYCVLGYGLAREREGRGMMREALVAAIGYVFGELNMHRIMANYVPWNQRSGGLLRRLGFTVEGYARDYLFLNGRWCDHILTSLVNPDWREEV